In a single window of the Zea mays cultivar B73 chromosome 5, Zm-B73-REFERENCE-NAM-5.0, whole genome shotgun sequence genome:
- the LOC100194201 gene encoding uncharacterized protein LOC100194201, giving the protein MNRKPGDWDCRACQHLNFSRRDACQRCSEPRGVGDRSGGGGDLGGRGGSSFGGGFGAGSDVRPGDWYCSCGAHNFASRSNCFRCSAYKEEAAGAFDSDMSRSRGYAGFGSGAAARTNRPGWKSGDWICTRSGCNEHNFASRMECFRCNAPRDSGSAATTTYENYLH; this is encoded by the exons ATGAACAGGAAGCCAGGAGACTGGGACTGCAGGGCGTGCCAGCACCTCAACTTCAGCCGTCGGGATGCATGCCAGCGCTGCAGTGAACCACGTGGAGTTGGTGATCGTAGCGGCGGTGGTGGCGACTTGGGTGGGCGTGGTGGTTCCTCCTTCGGCGGTGGCTTTGGTGCTGGCTCTGATGTCCGCCCTGGTGACTGGTACTGCTCCTGCGGCGCACACAACTTCGCCAGCCGCTCCAACTGCTTCAGGTGCTCTGCCTACAAGGAGGAGGCTGCCGGCGCCTTTGATAGTGACATGTCACGCTCACGCGGCTACGCCGGCTTCGGCAGCGGCGCTGCCGCCCGTACCAACCGCCCCGGTTGGAAGTCTGGAGACTGGATCTGCACCAG GTCCGGTTGCAACGAGCACAACTTCGCTAGCAGGATGGAATGTTTCAGGTGCAACGCGCCACGGGACTCCGGTAGCGCTGCCACGACGACCTACGAAAACTACTT GCACTGA